In one window of Drosophila mauritiana strain mau12 chromosome X, ASM438214v1, whole genome shotgun sequence DNA:
- the LOC117146443 gene encoding uncharacterized protein LOC117146443 — MAENSDAEAESTGNDEVLTTGDPEQPSGSEEGSQTADSEEEFQRLEEHVKAMERRIAQDREKRRILFIRFMNLFLDLLEARVYSQNI; from the coding sequence ATGGCAGAGAATTCGGACGCGGAAGCAGAGTCAACTGGAAACGACGAGGTCTTGACGACAGGGGATCCCGAGCAGCCAAGTGGATCGGAGGAGGGTTCGCAGACCGCAGATTCCGAGGAAGAATTCCAGCGCCTCGAGGAGCATGTAAAGGCCATGGAAAGACGGATTGCGCAGGACAGGGAAAAGAGAAGGATTTTATTCATTCGCTTCATGAATTTATTCCTCGATTTACTAGAAGCACGGGTATATTCGCAGAACATATAG
- the LOC117146444 gene encoding uncharacterized protein LOC117146444 isoform X1, whose protein sequence is MSENSSAEATPFGNDELTGDPEQPSGSKKMPAKFQPLLEKLEHLKREMAREEELNGLFNRLVSAILAEVHDLR, encoded by the exons ATGTCGGAGAATTCGAGCGCGGAAGCAACGCCATTTGGAAACGACGAGTTGACAGGGGATCCTGAGCAGCCGAGTGGATCGAAG AAGATGCCTGCGAAGTTCCAGCCCCTCCTAGAGAAACTAGAGCACCTGAAAAGGGAGATGGCCCGGGAGGAGGAATTGAATGGGCTGTTCAATCGCCTCGTTTCTGCAATCCTAGCAGAAGTACATGATCTACGATAG
- the LOC117146444 gene encoding uncharacterized protein LOC117146444 isoform X2, with product MSENSSAEATPFGNDELTGDPEQPSGSKMPAKFQPLLEKLEHLKREMAREEELNGLFNRLVSAILAEVHDLR from the exons ATGTCGGAGAATTCGAGCGCGGAAGCAACGCCATTTGGAAACGACGAGTTGACAGGGGATCCTGAGCAGCCGAGTGGATCGAAG ATGCCTGCGAAGTTCCAGCCCCTCCTAGAGAAACTAGAGCACCTGAAAAGGGAGATGGCCCGGGAGGAGGAATTGAATGGGCTGTTCAATCGCCTCGTTTCTGCAATCCTAGCAGAAGTACATGATCTACGATAG